A window of Chloroflexota bacterium contains these coding sequences:
- a CDS encoding pilus assembly protein, translating to MRSTPRISPRRRVGRSGQALVEFALVVPLLFFMMVIIIDFGRALYIQTALQNGAREGARFGIVHPTWVTAADRANPDNIVYRASTEPAATVSAVNATVTCTTPGGVTSTATSPVSLSPAYVSCAVSGGRIDVKITYDFTPLTPLISNVVGTSLTLSGHTRMTIE from the coding sequence ATGAGGAGCACGCCGCGCATCTCGCCACGCCGTCGAGTGGGTCGCTCGGGGCAGGCGCTCGTCGAATTCGCCCTCGTCGTTCCGCTGCTGTTCTTCATGATGGTCATCATCATCGACTTCGGGCGGGCCCTCTACATCCAGACCGCGCTCCAGAACGGGGCTCGGGAAGGCGCTCGGTTCGGGATCGTCCATCCGACCTGGGTCACCGCGGCCGACCGCGCCAATCCGGACAACATCGTCTACCGCGCGAGCACGGAGCCAGCCGCTACCGTGAGCGCGGTGAACGCGACGGTCACGTGCACGACGCCGGGCGGCGTGACCTCCACCGCGACATCGCCGGTCTCGCTGTCTCCGGCCTACGTGAGCTGCGCCGTCTCGGGTGGCCGGATCGACGTGAAGATCACCTACGACTTCACGCCGCTGACACCGCTCATCAGCAACGTCGTCGGGACGAGCCTGACGCTCAGTGGCCACACCCGGATGACGATCGAATGA
- a CDS encoding sigma-70 family RNA polymerase sigma factor produces the protein MNDERVDELITLARAGDADAFGALYEHYAVRVYRFLLAHVAEPADAEDLLHRVFVKVIEALPRYESRGLPFGAWLFRIARNALIDFGRRDRPSAPIEALSLRPDEAQDPTAFIESAEERAALLAALDGLTGEQRDVLLYRFFAGLSPAEIGALMGKREGSVRALQFRALSRLRDSEGVRALRADRLVEGSA, from the coding sequence ATGAATGATGAACGAGTCGATGAACTCATCACCCTCGCTCGGGCGGGCGACGCTGACGCATTCGGTGCGCTGTACGAGCACTACGCCGTGCGGGTCTATCGATTCCTGCTCGCCCATGTCGCGGAGCCGGCCGACGCGGAAGATCTGCTCCATCGGGTGTTCGTCAAGGTGATCGAGGCATTGCCCCGCTACGAGAGCCGCGGTCTTCCGTTCGGGGCCTGGCTGTTCCGGATCGCCCGGAACGCGCTCATCGACTTCGGCCGTCGGGATCGCCCTTCCGCGCCGATCGAGGCGCTGAGCCTCCGGCCGGACGAGGCCCAGGACCCGACCGCGTTCATCGAGTCGGCCGAGGAGCGGGCGGCGCTCCTCGCCGCGCTCGACGGATTGACCGGCGAGCAGCGCGACGTCCTCCTCTATCGGTTCTTCGCCGGGCTCTCGCCGGCCGAGATCGGCGCACTCATGGGGAAGCGCGAAGGCAGCGTCCGCGCCCTCCAGTTCCGCGCCCTCAGCCGCCTCCGAGACAGCGAGGGCGTGCGAGCCCTCCGCGCCGATCGGCTCGTCGAGGGATCGGCATGA